A region from the Zonotrichia albicollis isolate bZonAlb1 chromosome 17, bZonAlb1.hap1, whole genome shotgun sequence genome encodes:
- the TTI1 gene encoding TELO2-interacting protein 1 homolog, giving the protein MAVFDTPQAAFGALRPVCVQLTRAQTVENVRLLQAHLAGVSGAALQELQEYVLFPLRFALRLPGPKQERLVQSLVQCISSVLAATCVKKQELLQELFSELCTCLAPPPSSGKAAPLSEELKLAVIQALHTLMHSAYGDIILSLYQPSTLPLLGFAVSLLLTLAEQEKAKQIKISALECLQVLVLQCDCQEHRHLDEDEAQQCGDLFASFLPGISITLSRVIAGDIKQGHKATVSAIRLFYLIVGLVMADKQLARIPKSKEKLLVEHSKISELMIHRGPDWTKSTAEKLSLLLHKVVESSSVHPHWKVRLELVELVHHLLRNCSQSLVDSFSHLLKALVGLVNDENSEVQSRCNKVLQGIAEQRIVAQSRALADVLSENLHSLATALPRLMNSQDDMGKVSTLSLLLGYLKLLGPKINIVLNSVSHLQRLSKALVQVLELDVTDVKIVEARRSGPLGPLQQGVQKGRCQKKYFRFFTEEKVFQLLQQVCRVLGYYGNLYLLVDHFMGLYSESGLYRKQAAMILNELLMGAAGVGVDFLQEREVPPSMDDLKRSITSILDEYMDQTNWYLVTSIDTEEGSPEQSVQHLGLAVRAGGTSSSALHLSPEPPVTARTMNSNIWQICIQLEGVGCFAAVLGKEFRLLLLSALYPVLEKAGDRTLLISETALGTLADMCEACGYSSVRCLINENSDYLVNGISLNLRQLACQPRASQVLDTMLRHSDASLLPLIEDVIQDVLSALDQTYSSQASTFLRVLHSVMTALVQWFGMPSTEEHQQRQTDKGQSRARSQGQQEVTLTSQEVERFFLDYISQKKIAEGDLPDLEEEEEADEVPLAKPEPNSDMEGEAPMPSHAQLAKDVMERCIHLLSDGSLRVRLKVLDVLELCVTMLHPHGNHLLPMAHRVWPALVTRLVNDDPLAVLRAFKVLCTLGQTCGDFLRQRFSKDVLPKLTSSLLSQAPVSARAGPVYSHTLAFKLQLAVLQGLGSLCEKLDMGESDLNKVAEACLIYLSAKQPVKLQEAAQSVFLHLMQVDPDSTWLLLSEECCPPWEPPHASLQPVNLSGMGRPRNELTDNVLLLLQRLQQQEGTAPSSSTQQAAPS; this is encoded by the exons ATGGCCGTGTTCGACACCCCGCAGGCGGCGTTCGGGGCGCTGCGCCCCGTCTGCGTGCAGCTGACACGGGCGCAGACGGTGGAGAACGTGCGGCTGCTGCAGGCGCACCTGGCCGGGGTGAGCGGCGcggccctgcaggagctgcaggagtaCGTGCTGTTCCCGCTGCGCTTCGCCCTGCGCCTGCCGGGGCCCAAGCAGGAGCGGCTGGTGCAGAGCCTGGTGCAGTGCATCTCCTCCGTGCTTGCCGCGACGTGCGTGAagaagcaggagctgctgcaggagctcttCTCTGAGCTCTGTACCTGCCTCGCTCCCCCTCCCAGCTCGGGCAAAGCCGCCCCGCTGTCCGAGGAGCTGAAGCTGGCTGTGATCCAGGCACTCCACACCCTGATGCATTCGGCTTATGGGGATATTATCTTGTCTCTGTACCAACCTTCCACCCTTCCGCTCCTAGGATTTGCTGTGTCTTTGCTTCTGACCCTTGCAGagcaagaaaaagcaaagcaaatcaAGATCTCTGCTTTGGAGTGCTTGCAGGTCCTGGTTCTGCAGTGTGACTGCCAGGAGCACCGACATCTGGATGAAGATGAGGCACAGCAATGTGGGGAtttgtttgcttcttttctACCTGGGATTTCTATTACACTGTCTCGAGTTATTGCTGGAGACATCAAACAAGGTCACAAAGCCACCGTTTCTGCCATCAGACTCTTTTATCTGATTGTTGGCTTGGTCATGGCTGACAAACAGCTAGCCAGAATCCCAAAGAGTAAGGAAAAGCTGCTAGTGGAGCACAGCAAAATATCAGAGCTAATGATCCACAGAGGACCTGACTGGACTAAAAGTACTGCTGAAAAACTCTCTCTTCTCTTGCATAAGGTGGTTGAATCTTCTTCAGTTCACCCCCACTGGAAGGTGAGACTGGAGCTGGTGGAGCTGGTCCACCACTTACTGAGGAACTGCAGTCAGTCACTGGTGGACTCATTCAGTCACCTCTTAAAGGCCTTGGTTGGGCTGGTTAATGATGAAAACAGTGAAGTCCAGAGCAGATGTAACAAAGTTCTGCAAGGGATTGCAGAGCAGAGGAttgtggcacagagcagggctctTGCTGATGTCCTCTCTGAGAACCTCCATTCCCTTGCCACAGCCCTTCCCCGCCTGATGAACTCTCAGGATGACATGGGCAAGGTTTCCACGCTGAGCTTATTGCTGGGCTACCTGAAGCTGCTGGGCCCCAAGATTAACATTGTCCTCAACTCCGTGTCCCACCTGCAGCGCCTGTCCAAGGCGCTGGTGCAGGTTCTGGAGCTGGATGTGACAGATGTGAAGATAGTGGAGGCCCGGCGCTCTGGGCCACTGGGCCCCTTGCAGCAGGGTGTGCAGAAGGGCAGGTGCCAGAAGAAATATTTCCGCTTCTTCACGGAGGAGAAGGTTTTCCAGCTCCTTCAGCAAGTGTGTCGTGTTCTTGGCTACTATGGGAACCTCTACCTGCTTGTGGATCACTTCATGGGGCTGTACAGCGAGTCTGGCCTGTACCGAAAGCAGGCAGCCATGATCCTCAACGAGCTGCTCATGGGAGCTGCCGGGGTGGGAGTGGATTTCCTGCAGGAGAGGGAAGTTCCGCCGAGCATGGATGATCTCAAAAGGTCCATAACATCCATTCTGGATGAGTACATGGACCAGACGAACTGGTATTTGGTGACCAGCATTGACACAGAGGAAGGCAGCCCTGAGCAGTCAGTGCAGCACCTGGGACTCGCTGTCCGTGCAGGGGGGACATCCAGCAGCGCCCTCCatctgtccccagagcccccagtcACAGCCCGCACCATGAACAGCAACATCTGGCAGATCTGCATCCAGCTGGAGGGCGTTGGCTGCTTTGCTGCTGTCCTTGGGAAGGAGTtccggctgctgctgctgtcagctctCTACCCTGTGCTGGAGAAGGCTGGTGACAGGACTCTGCTCATCAGTGAGACAGCACTGGGGACCCTGGCAGACATGTGTGAGGCCTGTGGGTACAGCTCAGTGCGGTGTTTGATCAATGAGAACTCTGACTACCTGGTGAACGGGATTTCCCTGAACCTGCGCCAGCTGGCCTGTCAGCCACGTGCATCCCAGGTCCTGGACACGATGCTGAGGCATTCAGATGCCAGCTTGCTGCCACTGATAGAAGATGTTATCCAAGATGTCCTGTCTGCTCTAGATCAGACTTACAGTAGCCAGGCTTCCACCTTCCTCAGGGTCCTCCACTCAGTCATGACTGCTCTAG TGCAGTGGTTTGGAATGCCCAGCACTGAGGAGCACCAGCAAAGGCAGACTGAcaaggggcagagcagggctcggtcccagggacagcaggaggtgACATTGACAAGTCAAGAAGTGGAAAGATTCTTCCTTGACTACATCAGCCAGAAGAAGATCGCAGAGGGGGATCTTCCTgacctggaggaggaggaggaggcag ATGAGGTTCCCCTTGCTAAGCCGGAGCCCAACTCTGACATGGAAGGAGAGGCTCCAATGCCAAGCCACGCTCAGCTGGCCAAGGATGTGATGGAGAGGTGCATCCACTTGCTGTCTGACGGGAGCCTCCGCGTGCGGCTGAAG gtCCTGGACgtgctggagctctgtgtaACCATGCTGCATCCTCATGGAAACCATCTGCTTCCCATGGCTCACCGTGTCTGGCCAGCTCTCGTCACCCGGCTGGTTAACGACGACCCTCTGGCAGTGCTCAGAGCCTTCAAG GTGCTGTGTACCCTGGGTCAAACATGTGGGGACTTCCTGAGGCAGAGGTTCTCCAAGGATGTCCTGCCCAAGCTGACCAGCTCCCTCCTCAGCCAGGCCCCAgtgagtgccagggctgggcctgTGTACAGCCACACACTGGCCTTCAAGCtgcagctggctgtgctgcagggcctgggctcTCTCTGTGAGAAGCTGGACATGG GCGAGAGTGACCTGAATAAAGTGGCAGAGGCCTGCCTGATTTACCTCAGTGCCAAGCAACCTGTGAAACTGCAAGAAGCTGCCCAGAG TGTTTTCCTGCACTTGATGCAGGTGGACCCTGACAGCACGTGGCTGCTCCTGAGTGAGGAGTGCTGCCCCCCCTGGGAGCCCCCCCACGCCAGCCTGCAGCCCGTGAATCTCAGTGGGATGGGGCGGCCACGGAATGAGCTCACGGACAacgtgctgctcctgctccagagactgcagcagcaggagggcacagctcccagctccagcacacagcaggcagctccttcctga